A region from the bacterium genome encodes:
- a CDS encoding DNA translocase FtsK, with the protein MAVRKVNENSSKPIERSSTPIVAGILLLGFAVLVIAALASHSRSDFPYQDFGPRAENAVGRFGEFISAVLGPMFMGQWPSMTLAMIAGIWGWTFVRRHSRRSALVLTIWILALGLWTSATIGVLGDLIHGDNVANYYTHSGEFGHWAAQELKELTGRFGAVLIMCVLMLVGLSMTVAGFSEWIERRAAQTANLAGRARNLPLPSFVPAWRLMREWLSTRRSKSDSIPEINIDFATQATADTVSEQIQQGAAGNGAPGKVIHNLGDGIDPVTGARLTSSKRPEQITMPVDDETGYVFPSADCFNAPPPDRIGGMQQDEQQHNAALLEKSLETFGVKATVTQVNPGPVITQFELAPAPGVKVSRIEALADDIALALRARGLRILAPIPGKAAVGVEIANPKPALVTFREVVESSQFQSAKSKLTIALGRTVNGEILTADLGSLPHLLIAGTTGSGKSVCVNAIITSILLRATPEEVQFVMVDPKKLELAAYNELRIHHLTHRPDLSEHVITKPDEAVKVLRSCLVEMEHRYDLLAERGARQLSEYNEMVKDSPREGERPMPYIVVIIDELADLMVTAQREVEEPIARLAQLARAVGIHMVVATQRPSVDVITGVIKANFPARIAFRVAMKVDSRTILDTNGAEMLLGQGDMLFQHPEEPAPQRVQGALLTSSEIARVITHIRRQPAPKNKLVLPLDPQDEREGGGAADGMQEGRDPLFLEAAKIVVRTGQGSVSILQRRLKVGYSRAARLIDQLERAGIVGPFDGSKARAVLADEQTLMDLEQH; encoded by the coding sequence ATGGCGGTTCGTAAAGTCAACGAGAACTCATCGAAGCCAATTGAACGCTCGTCCACTCCAATCGTGGCGGGCATTTTGTTGTTGGGATTTGCCGTGCTCGTCATTGCCGCATTAGCATCACATTCGAGAAGCGACTTCCCGTATCAGGACTTTGGCCCAAGGGCGGAAAATGCGGTCGGAAGATTCGGAGAGTTCATTTCTGCTGTGCTTGGTCCGATGTTCATGGGCCAGTGGCCGTCCATGACTTTAGCGATGATAGCCGGAATATGGGGCTGGACATTCGTCCGACGTCATTCTCGCCGCAGCGCATTAGTGCTCACGATTTGGATATTGGCGCTCGGACTTTGGACATCCGCAACGATTGGTGTTTTGGGGGATCTCATACATGGAGACAATGTCGCCAATTACTACACGCATTCAGGAGAATTTGGACACTGGGCAGCTCAAGAATTGAAAGAGCTTACGGGAAGATTCGGCGCAGTACTCATCATGTGCGTGCTCATGCTCGTCGGATTGTCTATGACGGTCGCAGGTTTCAGTGAGTGGATTGAACGGAGAGCCGCACAAACGGCGAATTTGGCGGGAAGAGCGCGAAACCTTCCCTTGCCGTCGTTCGTACCGGCGTGGCGGTTGATGCGGGAGTGGCTTTCTACTCGTCGATCAAAGTCGGATTCAATTCCGGAGATAAACATCGATTTCGCCACGCAAGCCACAGCAGATACGGTATCAGAGCAAATCCAACAGGGAGCAGCAGGTAACGGTGCCCCCGGCAAGGTCATCCATAACCTGGGAGACGGAATCGACCCTGTCACAGGCGCAAGGCTCACGTCCTCAAAGAGGCCTGAACAGATTACGATGCCCGTTGATGACGAAACAGGTTACGTCTTTCCATCGGCAGATTGCTTTAACGCCCCGCCTCCAGATCGAATAGGCGGAATGCAGCAAGACGAGCAGCAGCATAATGCGGCTCTTCTCGAGAAGAGTCTGGAGACATTTGGCGTGAAGGCAACAGTTACTCAAGTGAATCCAGGCCCAGTCATTACACAGTTCGAACTTGCCCCTGCACCAGGCGTGAAAGTGTCGCGAATTGAGGCGCTTGCGGATGACATCGCCCTCGCACTTCGCGCGCGAGGACTGCGTATCCTTGCACCGATTCCAGGCAAGGCGGCGGTCGGTGTTGAAATCGCAAACCCAAAACCGGCGTTGGTTACTTTCCGTGAAGTTGTTGAGTCGTCACAGTTTCAGTCAGCAAAGTCCAAACTCACCATTGCACTTGGAAGAACCGTTAACGGTGAGATACTGACTGCAGACTTAGGATCATTGCCGCACCTACTTATCGCCGGGACCACAGGATCGGGCAAGTCCGTTTGCGTAAATGCAATTATAACGTCAATACTCCTTCGTGCAACACCAGAAGAAGTTCAGTTCGTAATGGTGGACCCCAAAAAACTCGAGCTTGCCGCATATAACGAATTGCGGATCCACCATCTAACGCACCGTCCTGACTTGAGCGAGCATGTGATTACCAAGCCTGATGAAGCAGTAAAGGTACTTCGAAGCTGTCTCGTTGAGATGGAGCACCGTTACGATCTGCTCGCTGAGCGAGGCGCCAGGCAGTTATCAGAGTACAACGAAATGGTCAAGGATTCGCCGAGAGAAGGCGAACGACCGATGCCGTATATTGTGGTTATCATCGATGAGCTTGCCGACTTGATGGTGACTGCACAACGTGAAGTGGAAGAGCCGATAGCACGATTGGCACAGTTGGCGCGAGCTGTGGGAATCCACATGGTTGTGGCGACTCAACGACCTTCTGTTGACGTCATTACAGGTGTAATCAAAGCAAATTTCCCTGCTAGAATTGCGTTTCGTGTCGCCATGAAAGTGGACTCAAGAACGATTCTTGATACTAATGGAGCTGAAATGTTGCTGGGTCAAGGTGACATGCTATTCCAGCATCCCGAAGAACCTGCGCCGCAGCGTGTACAGGGCGCTCTCTTGACGTCGAGCGAAATCGCCCGAGTAATCACACACATTAGACGACAGCCTGCACCTAAGAACAAATTGGTGCTGCCGTTGGATCCGCAGGACGAACGTGAAGGTGGCGGAGCGGCAGATGGGATGCAGGAAGGACGCGATCCCTTGTTCCTCGAAGCGGCAAAAATTGTCGTACGAACCGGCCAAGGCAGTGTTTCAATTCTTCAGCGAAGGTTGAAAGTTGGTTACAGCAGAGCTGCAAGATTGATAGATCAGCTTGAAAGGGCGGGCATAGTTGGACCATTCGACGGGTCGAAAGCCCGGGCAGTACTTGCTGATGAACAGACTTTAATGGACCTTGAGCAGCATTAA
- a CDS encoding flippase-like domain-containing protein, which translates to MKNRFSKILLSLAISLFFLYLTAFKPHFISLISGEMTPFIALFGSPRFNLGELGAVIRNAEWIYILVAGVVFYATQLLRAWRWRLTLLTLTQIKLLPTFGAMTIGYMANNLLPMRLGEVYRAQVIHQLTGLSRPAAFGTIVAERLIDLVYMVPYIAAALIIYPLPERLQTGAYLLSAAAFLLGGFCVWLGLDRERALKYANLALRILPASAANRILEVLSTFSAGLGVMGSRDLFWRLALSSLALWAMYTYMVYLVMAAVGLTGPSYPLIHDDLIGSVLVMLVVTTIGFVIPGAPGAVGTYHGIAVLGLSLFNVPGDRAAGFAVLLHALNYIPLTVVGLIFFWKYGLSFHTPRVEGLDEPNLGNPRPVSSRIS; encoded by the coding sequence ATGAAGAATCGGTTCTCGAAAATTCTGCTTAGCCTCGCAATTAGTCTGTTCTTTCTGTATCTGACTGCGTTTAAGCCGCACTTTATCTCGCTGATTAGTGGCGAGATGACTCCGTTCATAGCGCTTTTTGGATCGCCAAGGTTTAACTTGGGCGAGCTCGGAGCCGTAATTAGGAATGCAGAGTGGATTTACATACTGGTTGCAGGGGTGGTTTTTTATGCGACGCAGTTGCTAAGAGCTTGGCGTTGGCGACTAACTCTGCTGACATTGACGCAGATAAAGCTTCTCCCAACTTTTGGTGCGATGACAATCGGTTATATGGCAAACAACTTATTGCCGATGAGACTGGGAGAAGTTTACAGGGCGCAAGTGATTCACCAGTTGACCGGACTATCCCGCCCCGCAGCATTTGGCACCATCGTCGCAGAACGTCTGATAGACCTTGTGTACATGGTGCCGTATATTGCGGCAGCATTGATTATTTATCCGTTGCCTGAACGATTGCAGACAGGTGCTTACTTATTGTCTGCGGCAGCCTTCCTTCTTGGCGGATTCTGTGTCTGGCTTGGACTTGATAGGGAACGTGCCCTGAAATATGCGAATCTGGCCTTGCGCATCCTTCCTGCAAGCGCTGCAAATAGGATTCTCGAGGTGCTGTCAACTTTTAGCGCAGGACTCGGGGTAATGGGAAGTCGTGATTTGTTCTGGCGGTTAGCTTTGTCTTCCCTGGCGCTTTGGGCAATGTACACTTACATGGTTTATCTTGTTATGGCCGCGGTGGGACTAACGGGTCCGAGCTATCCGCTGATTCATGACGATCTAATTGGTTCGGTTCTGGTAATGCTTGTTGTCACAACCATCGGATTTGTGATCCCGGGCGCTCCCGGTGCTGTAGGCACCTATCACGGCATTGCGGTGTTAGGACTTAGCTTGTTTAATGTTCCGGGCGACAGAGCCGCCGGATTCGCTGTGCTTCTGCATGCTCTGAATTACATTCCGCTAACAGTTGTTGGTCTGATTTTCTTCTGGAAGTATGGACTATCTTTTCATACACCAAGAGTTGAAGGGCTGGACGAGCCGAATCTTGGCAATCCAAGGCCGGTATCGAGTAGAATTTCGTAA
- a CDS encoding polysaccharide biosynthesis tyrosine autokinase: protein MLFRGRWIIIGCFFAVVAATTYLTYRMEPVYVASASVMILDVDPVDVTLRNADPAPFRKSRNLNETELLRSRRIAEDVLRSLAESPYRTELAIMRDTDVQGNTITFDDRVRLLRENTSVENLKDTDVLRVSVRAPSAFEASFLANALAEEYYRYKLRSARGEISEIRQFLEQQLEVVRDQLSQSEELERAYKESRGVSSLDDEARTMVEQSTNLHAIYNQTESDLNAELRRMDYLKRQLEDVRGSLVEDMSNITSPIIETLQSEIADKQSRLAALVSNPGPGTEVTINALENEIETIKGKLVEEVRKIAGGAGSLEPLKTSQELFESILKSEVEIKALTARAEALREAIANVDYDLEQLPEKTLVLARLTRDRKLNEELYLMLNEKYEEARISEAAKSAGVEIVDTAKPPEFPIKPRKKLNILFGMLFGLALGVGITLLIDLLDDTIKTPEELERMALTALGTIPIVNIEDIRRRLKRQGKELTAQDEVRLESKMITRFSPKSPISEAYRSLRTNIQFSDIDNPKRVILMTSAATKEGKSTTCVNLAITFAQTGSRVLLVDSDLRRPTLHSFFNVDKMYGLSNVLIGSLSFNDVIKRTEVENLDLITAGDIPPNPAEMVASERMRMFLEEARNRYDVVLLDSPPVVAVTDAAILTTRADATILVVSSGMTGRSELKRAIGLIRSVGSNVLGIILNGLDIKKMYGTYYYYFHYYQYYYYYGSESGERRKRKNALKRVRPHTAAPDVTDAT, encoded by the coding sequence GTGCTGTTCCGCGGCCGCTGGATTATCATTGGCTGCTTCTTTGCGGTTGTCGCTGCGACGACATACCTAACCTACCGCATGGAGCCGGTCTACGTTGCCTCGGCAAGCGTGATGATACTCGATGTTGATCCGGTGGACGTTACGTTGAGGAATGCCGATCCGGCTCCGTTTAGAAAATCGAGAAATTTGAACGAAACGGAGTTACTCCGCAGCCGGAGAATTGCCGAAGACGTCTTGAGGTCACTCGCCGAATCGCCGTATCGAACTGAGCTTGCGATTATGCGGGATACGGATGTGCAAGGGAACACGATTACGTTTGATGACAGGGTTAGGTTGCTGCGCGAGAATACAAGCGTTGAGAATCTGAAGGATACAGACGTGTTGCGCGTCTCTGTACGGGCGCCTTCAGCATTTGAAGCGTCGTTTCTTGCAAACGCGCTTGCCGAAGAGTATTACCGCTACAAGCTGCGGAGCGCACGGGGCGAGATATCTGAAATCCGACAGTTTCTTGAACAACAGCTTGAAGTCGTTCGCGATCAACTATCGCAGTCGGAAGAACTCGAACGTGCCTATAAGGAGAGCCGTGGAGTATCGTCTCTTGATGACGAAGCCCGCACAATGGTAGAGCAGTCAACGAATTTGCATGCTATCTATAATCAGACCGAAAGCGATTTGAACGCCGAGCTTCGTAGAATGGACTATCTGAAGCGGCAGCTGGAGGATGTCAGGGGATCTCTTGTCGAGGATATGAGCAATATCACGAGTCCGATTATTGAGACGCTCCAATCGGAAATAGCGGACAAACAGTCGCGACTTGCAGCATTAGTATCTAATCCTGGCCCCGGCACAGAAGTAACCATAAACGCTCTTGAAAACGAAATCGAAACGATCAAGGGCAAGCTTGTTGAGGAAGTAAGAAAGATTGCAGGCGGCGCAGGTTCACTTGAACCGCTGAAGACTTCGCAGGAATTGTTTGAGAGTATTCTCAAGAGCGAGGTTGAGATCAAGGCTCTTACCGCACGTGCAGAGGCGCTTCGCGAAGCAATAGCCAATGTAGATTACGACCTTGAGCAGCTCCCGGAGAAAACATTGGTGTTAGCCCGGCTCACCCGCGACAGGAAACTGAACGAAGAGCTCTACCTCATGCTGAACGAGAAGTATGAGGAGGCCCGAATCAGTGAAGCCGCGAAGTCGGCCGGAGTCGAAATTGTTGATACCGCAAAGCCGCCTGAGTTTCCAATCAAGCCGCGGAAGAAGCTGAATATTCTTTTTGGGATGTTGTTTGGCCTCGCACTTGGGGTTGGAATAACTTTACTTATTGATTTGCTTGATGACACAATAAAAACCCCGGAAGAACTTGAGCGCATGGCATTAACTGCGCTCGGAACAATTCCAATTGTAAACATCGAAGATATTCGGCGTCGACTGAAGCGGCAAGGCAAGGAGCTGACAGCACAGGACGAGGTTCGGCTGGAATCCAAGATGATCACACGCTTCTCGCCGAAATCGCCGATTTCTGAGGCATACCGGAGCTTGCGAACGAATATTCAGTTTTCGGACATTGACAATCCGAAACGTGTTATTCTGATGACGTCAGCTGCGACGAAGGAAGGAAAGTCAACAACATGTGTCAATCTCGCGATCACTTTTGCGCAGACTGGTTCGCGTGTCCTGCTTGTTGACAGCGATTTGCGACGCCCGACCCTTCATAGCTTCTTCAACGTCGATAAGATGTATGGGCTTAGTAATGTCTTGATTGGTTCCTTGAGCTTCAACGATGTCATAAAACGTACAGAGGTTGAGAATCTTGATTTGATTACGGCAGGCGATATTCCACCCAATCCCGCCGAAATGGTTGCTTCGGAGAGAATGCGCATGTTTCTCGAGGAGGCGCGTAATCGTTATGATGTTGTGCTCCTGGACAGCCCGCCGGTTGTGGCAGTGACGGACGCAGCGATACTTACAACGCGCGCAGATGCGACCATATTGGTCGTGAGTTCAGGAATGACCGGACGATCTGAACTGAAGCGTGCAATCGGACTGATCCGCAGCGTGGGTTCAAACGTCTTGGGAATCATTCTGAACGGACTTGACATCAAGAAGATGTACGGTACCTACTACTACTACTTCCATTACTACCAGTACTATTACTACTACGGCTCCGAGTCCGGTGAGAGAAGGAAGAGGAAGAACGCGTTGAAACGCGTACGACCTCATACTGCGGCACCAGATGTAACTGACGCAACTTAG
- the ispE gene encoding 4-(cytidine 5'-diphospho)-2-C-methyl-D-erythritol kinase, with protein sequence MSLRVVGKRDDGYHELDTVFQEIDWSDYMEFEESGSFSLEVVGADLPTDNRNLVARAASELSRVSGRPLRGRIRLLKSLPIQGGVGGGSSNAATTLIGLNHLWGLDWTLEKLIPIAASLGADCPFFLFGGLARGRSRGDLISPMPGSLRGTLLVLVPDFGVETASVFADFDLRLTEVEKNVIFKPLVWTEEGADYPQVFPRNDLENIVFQRFPVLREYRDLLLQTGAPVSLLSGSGSTLFGIYNSESEALDAARLLSQRMDFRVKVCRPVARDR encoded by the coding sequence TTGAGTCTTCGGGTCGTCGGGAAGCGAGATGATGGATACCATGAGCTGGATACGGTTTTTCAGGAAATAGACTGGTCAGATTATATGGAGTTTGAGGAGTCCGGGAGTTTCTCCTTGGAAGTAGTCGGTGCTGACCTGCCCACGGACAACAGGAATCTGGTCGCTCGCGCGGCCTCAGAACTGTCCCGAGTTTCGGGTCGGCCACTTCGAGGCCGAATCCGGCTTTTAAAGTCGCTTCCGATCCAAGGAGGTGTCGGTGGCGGATCTTCTAATGCAGCCACGACACTGATTGGATTGAACCATTTGTGGGGGCTTGATTGGACGCTTGAGAAACTCATCCCGATTGCGGCATCATTGGGCGCAGACTGCCCTTTCTTCCTCTTTGGCGGACTTGCCCGAGGAAGATCCCGTGGCGACTTGATTTCGCCGATGCCAGGCTCGCTTCGCGGTACTCTTCTCGTGCTGGTGCCCGATTTTGGCGTGGAGACCGCCAGTGTCTTTGCGGATTTTGACTTACGCTTGACAGAAGTGGAGAAGAATGTTATATTTAAGCCTCTGGTCTGGACGGAGGAGGGTGCGGATTACCCCCAAGTTTTTCCGCGTAACGATTTGGAAAATATAGTCTTCCAGAGATTTCCGGTACTCAGGGAGTACAGGGATCTGCTTCTTCAGACGGGTGCACCTGTCTCCTTATTATCCGGGAGTGGGTCCACATTGTTCGGTATATATAACTCGGAGTCAGAAGCCCTGGATGCAGCAAGACTCTTGAGCCAGAGAATGGATTTTCGGGTTAAGGTGTGCCGACCAGTTGCCCGTGATCGATAA
- a CDS encoding septation protein SpoVG family protein produces the protein MTITEIHVNLRDEEKLKAFVNITFDDVFVIRGLKIIEGKEGLFVCMPSRKLEDGTYKDIAHPITNEFRRQMENQILEEFRRLSDEAASSPVAPGHGSGFDR, from the coding sequence GTGACCATTACAGAAATTCACGTAAATCTCCGCGACGAAGAAAAATTGAAAGCATTCGTGAACATCACGTTCGACGATGTTTTTGTGATTCGCGGGCTCAAGATTATCGAGGGTAAGGAAGGGCTGTTCGTCTGTATGCCAAGCCGAAAGTTAGAAGACGGAACATACAAGGACATAGCTCATCCGATTACAAACGAGTTCCGTCGGCAGATGGAAAACCAGATCCTCGAAGAGTTCAGAAGACTTTCAGACGAAGCAGCCTCAAGTCCGGTCGCACCCGGCCATGGCAGTGGCTTTGACAGATAA
- a CDS encoding ribose-phosphate pyrophosphokinase: MKIFSGTAHRPLGERIAACLGLPLGEVKISRFSDGEIGVQFEENIRGRDVFLVQPTCPPAENLLELLIMVDAAKRASAGRITAVIPYYGYARQDRKDGPRVAITSRLVADLLQAAGIHRILTMDLHAPQIQGFFNIPFDHLMASRLFIDLFTMHSIENLTIVAPDVGSTKLARFYANYMKTDFVIVDKYRTGPNQAVALNLIGDVKGKNCLIVDDIVDTAGTLSATIAMLKERGCKDIYCAITHPVLSGQAVDRIESSAITAMWVCDTLPTPREHQFNKIHKLSTAKLFGGAIRRIHEEESISHLFLDDHDESRESMVDSAQLEMLSGIISSD; this comes from the coding sequence ATGAAAATTTTCAGCGGCACTGCCCATCGACCATTGGGAGAGCGGATTGCCGCATGTCTCGGTCTTCCACTAGGGGAAGTGAAGATTAGCCGCTTTTCGGACGGCGAAATCGGTGTGCAATTCGAAGAAAACATACGTGGTCGCGATGTTTTTCTAGTACAACCGACTTGCCCTCCCGCGGAGAATTTGCTTGAGTTGCTGATCATGGTTGATGCAGCCAAACGCGCATCAGCCGGCCGGATAACAGCAGTCATCCCGTATTACGGTTACGCGCGTCAAGACCGCAAGGATGGGCCGCGAGTAGCAATAACCTCACGACTTGTTGCAGATCTGTTGCAGGCTGCAGGAATCCATCGAATCCTTACGATGGACTTGCACGCACCTCAGATTCAGGGGTTCTTTAACATACCGTTTGACCACTTGATGGCCTCCCGGCTGTTTATCGACTTGTTTACAATGCACTCCATCGAGAATCTCACGATTGTAGCGCCGGACGTGGGATCAACGAAGCTTGCCCGTTTTTATGCCAATTACATGAAAACCGACTTCGTCATTGTCGATAAGTATCGGACTGGACCTAATCAAGCGGTTGCTTTGAACCTTATTGGCGATGTCAAGGGCAAGAACTGCTTAATTGTAGATGACATTGTGGATACTGCCGGCACACTGTCGGCGACGATTGCAATGCTGAAAGAGCGCGGCTGCAAAGATATCTATTGCGCGATAACGCACCCGGTGCTTTCCGGACAGGCAGTCGACCGCATTGAGAGCAGTGCCATTACGGCGATGTGGGTTTGCGACACGCTTCCGACTCCTCGAGAGCACCAGTTCAATAAGATACATAAACTCTCGACTGCAAAGCTATTCGGCGGTGCCATTCGCAGGATTCACGAAGAAGAGTCGATTAGTCACCTTTTCCTTGACGACCACGATGAGTCCCGGGAATCCATGGTTGATTCCGCACAGCTCGAAATGCTTTCCGGGATTATTTCCTCCGATTAA
- a CDS encoding 50S ribosomal protein L25: MSEHLTLSAESRTPNQPKGHQLRKSGRVPGVYYNANRDVKYVSFDRFELNRLLRKEMAVLDLTIGGQKLPCVIREVQRHPVFGDIIHVDLFGVDLTKSVRVHVPVHAVGVPYGVKLQGGVLDIVIYEVEIECLPDAMPAHIDLDVNELKVGDALRIEDIKLDGITVLGDPHAVVLHVSGKKAEEGVPAAAEAASAEPEVIREKKPAAE; encoded by the coding sequence ATGTCTGAGCATTTAACTTTGTCCGCAGAGTCGCGGACTCCAAATCAGCCCAAAGGACACCAACTGCGAAAGAGCGGTCGAGTTCCGGGAGTGTATTACAACGCAAATCGGGACGTCAAGTACGTTTCATTTGACAGATTCGAGCTTAATCGCCTTCTTCGCAAGGAAATGGCCGTGCTTGATCTGACGATCGGTGGACAGAAACTCCCTTGCGTAATTCGCGAAGTACAACGTCATCCGGTTTTTGGTGATATTATTCATGTGGATCTGTTCGGGGTAGATTTGACGAAGAGTGTCCGCGTCCATGTTCCAGTCCATGCCGTCGGCGTTCCTTACGGCGTGAAACTGCAGGGCGGCGTTCTGGATATCGTGATCTATGAAGTAGAAATTGAGTGCCTGCCGGACGCCATGCCCGCGCATATCGATCTGGATGTCAACGAGCTGAAGGTTGGCGATGCATTGCGCATCGAAGACATCAAACTTGACGGTATTACTGTGCTTGGGGATCCTCATGCAGTTGTGTTACATGTCAGCGGAAAGAAGGCTGAAGAAGGCGTACCTGCGGCAGCTGAAGCCGCTTCTGCCGAGCCTGAAGTGATTCGAGAGAAGAAACCGGCTGCCGAATAA
- a CDS encoding aminoacyl-tRNA hydrolase, with product MRLVVGLGNPGAEYDDTPHNVGFATLDELARRALVSFRRGPVAESMTAQMPAGFETVLFKPLSFMNLSGRPVSAAIRWYKIRPQDVFVICDDVNIPFGRLRIRQGGGPGGQKGLNSIIQSIGTESIPRMRMGVGGGYPGADIGNYVLKRLRGKELADYHELVGRGADAIEHWLESGIESMMNKFNIIVDDKDKE from the coding sequence ATGCGGCTAGTTGTGGGCTTGGGTAATCCCGGTGCCGAATATGACGATACACCACACAACGTAGGCTTTGCGACCTTAGATGAATTGGCCAGGCGGGCTCTGGTCAGTTTTAGAAGGGGTCCAGTGGCAGAGAGCATGACCGCACAAATGCCAGCCGGATTTGAGACAGTTCTTTTCAAGCCGCTCTCATTTATGAATTTGTCTGGCCGACCTGTATCCGCCGCGATAAGGTGGTACAAGATACGGCCTCAAGACGTGTTTGTAATATGTGATGACGTCAACATTCCGTTTGGCAGGCTTCGCATTCGTCAGGGTGGAGGACCGGGCGGGCAAAAGGGCTTAAATTCGATTATTCAAAGTATTGGCACCGAATCAATTCCGCGAATGAGAATGGGCGTCGGCGGTGGCTATCCCGGAGCGGATATCGGAAATTACGTGTTGAAGCGGCTTCGCGGCAAAGAGCTAGCCGATTATCATGAGTTGGTTGGGCGTGGAGCCGATGCCATTGAGCACTGGTTGGAAAGTGGAATCGAGTCGATGATGAATAAGTTTAATATCATCGTTGACGACAAGGATAAAGAATAA
- the rpsF gene encoding 30S ribosomal protein S6 produces the protein MKTYELVLIFDPNIEPDQVEADIRRIHDTVVGQGGKFRRWERWGKRRLAYEIRHRQYGLYILTVYDIAPEATHELDRVLHLTTSLMRSLVTVVEPERVPDFDAESVASLGVSKEVAAPAEITEVVPVEEIDAIEEVIELEDETGEDQTA, from the coding sequence ATGAAAACGTACGAGTTAGTTCTGATTTTTGATCCGAATATCGAGCCCGATCAGGTTGAAGCCGATATCCGTAGAATCCATGACACGGTAGTCGGTCAAGGCGGAAAGTTCAGACGGTGGGAACGGTGGGGAAAGCGCCGATTGGCCTATGAGATTCGCCATCGCCAGTATGGGCTCTATATTCTAACTGTGTATGATATAGCCCCGGAAGCAACGCACGAACTGGATCGTGTTCTGCACCTGACAACGTCGTTGATGAGATCACTTGTGACAGTTGTGGAGCCCGAGCGAGTTCCGGACTTTGATGCGGAGTCAGTTGCTTCTCTTGGTGTATCCAAGGAAGTTGCAGCGCCAGCTGAGATAACAGAAGTCGTGCCTGTCGAAGAGATTGACGCGATTGAAGAGGTTATCGAGTTGGAGGACGAAACTGGTGAGGATCAGACCGCGTAG
- a CDS encoding single-stranded DNA-binding protein, with amino-acid sequence MADYKMPDINCVIIAGNLIKDPSFRKTTSDVPVANFTIASNRKFKDSSGRIKEDVCFIGIVAWYKLAESCKENLHRGSAVLVEGELQSRSFANEDGTTRTWVEIKARRIQFLNRREHGAESDVHSHADSVEDDEQHHPAPEDDQEHAHFTYRSFILNKP; translated from the coding sequence ATGGCGGACTATAAGATGCCGGATATCAATTGTGTCATCATCGCGGGCAACCTGATAAAGGACCCAAGCTTTCGGAAGACTACTTCCGACGTGCCAGTAGCGAATTTCACTATCGCGTCAAATCGGAAGTTCAAGGATTCGAGTGGTCGGATTAAGGAAGATGTCTGCTTCATTGGAATAGTGGCTTGGTACAAGCTTGCTGAAAGCTGCAAGGAAAACCTGCACCGTGGAAGCGCAGTGCTGGTCGAGGGTGAATTGCAGAGCCGCAGCTTTGCCAATGAAGACGGAACGACACGGACTTGGGTGGAAATAAAAGCTCGCCGTATTCAATTCCTGAATCGGCGCGAACATGGCGCTGAAAGTGACGTGCATTCACATGCGGACTCCGTTGAGGACGACGAACAGCATCATCCTGCCCCAGAGGACGATCAGGAACACGCTCACTTCACCTACCGTAGTTTCATTTTGAACAAACCATAA
- a CDS encoding 50S ribosomal protein L9, whose product MQIILRTDFESLGKVGDLVTVKPGYARNFLIPRGIAFAANKSNLARLDQERKTLQMRDLKERRKAGDVYAQINGLRLLKAVQVGEEDRMFGAVTSSDIAELIKERGFEIDRRKIQLNEPIKHLGEFNIPVKLHREVVATVTVDVVPNV is encoded by the coding sequence ATGCAGATCATACTTCGCACAGACTTTGAATCACTCGGTAAGGTTGGAGACTTGGTGACCGTCAAGCCCGGTTACGCACGTAATTTTCTGATACCGCGTGGCATAGCCTTCGCTGCAAATAAGTCCAATCTCGCTCGACTGGATCAAGAGCGGAAAACGTTACAGATGCGCGACCTCAAGGAACGCCGTAAGGCTGGCGACGTTTATGCTCAGATCAACGGCTTGCGGCTGCTCAAGGCTGTACAAGTGGGAGAAGAGGATAGGATGTTTGGAGCCGTCACCTCGTCAGACATTGCCGAACTTATCAAAGAGCGAGGCTTCGAAATAGACCGTCGCAAGATTCAGTTGAATGAGCCAATTAAACATCTGGGTGAATTCAACATACCCGTCAAACTGCATCGCGAAGTTGTCGCTACAGTAACCGTCGACGTGGTACCAAACGTTTAG